The genomic interval GGAAATGCCACCGCTCGAGAATCTCCACCAGCGGGGCAAGCACGAAGCTCAAAAGCACAGCCAGCGCGATGGGAACGAAAATCTCGCGGCCCACATACAGCCCGCAGATCACGAGGGCGGCGACGATCGCCGATGTCAACGCCCGGTCGCCGAAACCTCCCGCTGCCCGCGGCGTCACCCTCCCGTCCAGATCCAGACTCACAGCCGGCATGACCCCGATATTCGTGGTCATCAATAACCGGCGGGTCGATTTGGTTCCATGGATGGCAAGGACACGCGCCTGGGATTGGAACGATCAGGAGAACACTTGCATTTCTTGTATATTATCATAATATACAAGAATGATCGATCTCGACCGGATTGCCGGATTTGAATGGGACGATGGCAACCGCCGGAAAAGCGCGGACAAGCATGACGTAAGCCCGACGGAAGCTGAAAGCATATTCTTCCGCGATCCGCTGATCGTCGCTGAAGATGAAAAGCATAGCGGAAGCGAGCAGCGCTTCAACGCGCTGGGAAAGACGATTGAAGACCGCCTGCTGCATATCACGTTTACATTCAGGCAGAACGGAACCTTGCTTCGCGTGATTTCGGCACGCGACATGAACCGAAAGGAGCGGAAGATCTATGAGCAAGCGTAAGCCCGTTCCGGCTTTCAAGAGCGAAGCCGAGGAACGTAAATTCTGGGAAACCCATAACTCCACCGATTATGTGGACTGGAGCAAGGCGTCGCATGCGCGCTTCCCGAACCTCAAGCCATCGACGACGGCGATTTCGCTGCGACTGCCAGTGAGTCTACTGGAGCAGATCAAGATCGCCGCCAACAAACGCGACGTGCCCTATCAATCGTTGATCAAGATGTGGCTCGCGGAGAAGGTGGGATAGCGCCAGATCCGCCGGCCTCGAAAGTGGAAAACGCTGCCATCCAAACCTTCAGGTAATTCTCAAAATTTGGGAAAGTCTTCGAATTTGCGAGGACCATGTGTGTATTGCCCGCAGAAATTCTCTTTTTGTGCTTTTCGATGATCTCATCGTAAAAGCGGTCAAACCTGTCAGCCTTCTTCGGAGACGGATATCGCGCGGCCCACACCAATTCCTCTGTCATCAATTCCAACATTGTCCGCTGATCATCGGTAACTTGTAATTCAGCAGCGTTACAAAGCATCACCAGATTGTGCCCGTCGGCATTATCGGGAATGGGACAGCCGCGACGAGCCAAAATTGCCTTGAACACAAGCTCCAGCGAGAGCGCCGCGTTAAAAATGAAAGGGCGTCTATCGGATTCGATCCGCGAATTCGTCAAGTAATGCAGCCGCCCGATGAAAGGAAACTGCCAGCCGAATCCAACCGTCGGGATTCAACTTTTGGTGCTCGTGCGTGAGCCCCACGATTTCACGCCCTTTCCTCGAATCAATCACCGCGTCAGCTTCTTGTACTTCACGCGGTGCGGGATGACGCTGTCCTGACCGAGCCGGCGCATCTTGTCCTTCTCGTAGTCCTGGAAGTTGCCCTCGAACCATTCGACGTGGCTGTCGCCTTCGAATGCCAGGATGTGCGTCGCGATGCGGTCGAGGAACCAGCGATCGTGGCTGATGATGACGGCGCAGCCGGCGAAATCCTCCAGCGCCTCTTCCAGTGCGCGCAAGGTATCGACATCAAGGTCGTTGGTCGGCTCGTCCAGCAGCAGCACGTTGGCGCCGGACTTCAGCATTTTCGCAAGATGCACGCGGTTGCGTTCGCCGCCCGACAGTGCGCCGACTTTCTTCTGCTGATCCGCGCCCTTGAAATTGAACGACGAGCAGTAGCCGCGCGAGTTCACTTCCTTCTTGCCGAGCAGGATCTGCTCGTTATTCCCTGAGATTTCCTCCCACACCGTCTTCTTGCCGTCGAGCGCATCGCGCGACTGATCGACATAACCGAGATGCACGCTCTCGCCGACGGTGATGGTGCCTTTGTCCGGCGTTTCCTGTTTCGTGATCATGCGGAACAGCGTGGTCTTGCCGGCGCCGTTGGCGCCGATCACGCCGACGATACCGCCGGGTGGCAACTTGAAGGTCAGATCGTCGATCAGTTCGCGATCGCCAAAACCTTTGCTCAGGCCCTCGAAATCGACCACGTTCTGGCCGAGACGCTCGGCAACGGGAATGGTGATCTGCGCAGTCTGGGTCTGCTTCTCGCTCGCCTGCTTCAGCAGGTCATCGTAGCGCTGGTAGCGCGCCTTGGACTTGGCCTGCCGGGCCTTCGGCGAGGAAGCGATCCATTCCTGCTCGCGCGCCAGTGTCTTCTGGTGCGCGACGTCCTCGCGGCCTTCCTGCGCGAGACGCTTCTGTTTTTGAACGAGCCACGCCGAATAGTTGCCCTCGTAGGGAATGCCCTTGCCGCGGTCGAGTTCGAGGATCCATCCGGTCACGTTGTCGAGGAAGTAGCGGTCGTGGGTCACGATCAGAATCGCGCCGGGATAGTTGCGCAGGTGGCCTTCCAGCCACGACACCGACTCGGCGTCGAGATGGTTGGTCGGCTCGTCGAGCAGCAGCAATTCTGGTTGATCGAGCAGCAGGCGGCATAACGCGACGCGACGGCGCTCGCCGCCGGAGAGTTTCGTCACGTCGGCTTCATCGGGCGGACAGCGCAACGCGTCCATCGCCTGATCGACCTTGCTGTCGAGATCCCACAGGCCCTGGGCCTCGATCTCGTCCTGCAATTTCGTCATCTCGTCCGCGGTCTCGTCGGAATAGTTCATCGCGAGTTCGTTGTAGCGGTCCAGGATCGCCTTCTGCTTGGCGACGCCCTCCATGACGTTCTCGCGTACGGTCTTGGCCGGATCGAGCTGCGGCTCCTGCTCGAGGTAGCCGACGCGGGCGCCTTCCGCGACCCAGGCCTCGCCGGAGTAATCCTTGTCGAGGCCAGCCATGATCTTCAGTAGTGTCGACTTGCCCGAGCCGTTGACGCCGAGCACGCCGATCTTGGCGTCCGGATAGAACGACAGATGGACATTATCCAGCACCTTCCGGTTCGGCGGATAGGTCTTGGACAAGCCCTGCATGAAGTAGACGAACTGGCGCGCCATCGTGATCCCTGAAAGCGTTGGATTTTTTGGAGAAATTTGCTGCCGCTGATGTAGCCGCGCGGGGACGAAAGGGCAACCTTGCCTTAACCGATCGGAAAGGTTGACGAGAGAAACATTCCGTTCTCTCTCATTCGAACCGCATTTTAATTGAATAGACTAACAATAGCGAGACCAGCGCAATCATGGCGATCTTCCAGCAGGAAGCTCGCGACCCAACTCGGCAGAAACGACCATGGCGACCAGCGTATCGGCGTCAGCCTCCAACCGGACCGAAAAACAGGATCACCGGCGCGGACGGCTTCACGGGATTCGCGCATTCTGGCGCGACTTCATCGCAACCGCATTCAACTCATACCGGCCCGAACTGCACTACATGCGCGGACCCGGACCCGCGTGGCACGCCAAGCACGGCCAGCAGCCGCCGCCGCGTTCCCAATGAGTTGGCTGCGCACCCGCCGTCTCGTATCGCGCGACGACGTCGCGAGGATGACCGCGCGCGGGCCGATCATCGACGCGGCGGCGCTGCAGGACCGCTCGGTCGGCGACGCCGGACCGAAAATCTTCTCGCAGCAACCGCTGCCGCTCGAACATCCGCTGCGCAAGCTCGATAACACCGTGCTGACGCCGCATCTCGGTGACGTCATCACGGAAAACTATCGGCACTACTACATCGAGATGGTCGAGGACATCGCCGCGTGGCTCAAGGGCGGGCCGGTGCAAGTGCTCCGGTAAGTCAAGAGAACCGCCGCAAGAGAATCGTCACGCCTTCGGCGTCGTCCCTGCGAAGGCAGGGACCGCTACACGAGGCCTGTTTCGGCAGCGAAGTGGACGCGTTCGGAAAAACAATAAACATCAGAGGCTATTGCCCCCCGCGTTCGAGGAGGCGGCCAGACGTCGACACAAGCGCCTTACCGGATCGTGACCGGCGCCGGCAGCGGCGCCACGGTGGCCGGCTGGGTTCCGGGCAGGCTTGCCGTCTGCGGCGGCTGCAAAGCCGGCGCGGCGTTCGATCCAGGAGCCGGTTGACCAGGCGCCGACTGCGTGGAGGCCGTCGTATCGGTGTGCGGCGGGCCGCCTGGCAATACGACGACGCGGGTGCCGACCTTGACGCGGTCGAACAGGTTCTCGACGTCCTCATTCAGCATGCCGATGCAGCCCGACGATACGAACTTGCCGATGGTCGACGGCTGGTTGGTGCCGTGGATGCGATAAACGGTCGAGCCGAGATACATGGCGCGGGCGCCCAGCGGATTGCCCGGGCCACCGGCCATGAAGCGCGGCAGATAGGGCTGGCGCTCGATCATTTCCGTCGGCGGATGCCAGTCCGGCCATTCGGCCTTGCGGCTGATCTTCTGCACGCCGGCCCAGGTGAAGCCGTCACGGCCGACGCGCACGCCATAGCGGATCGCGCGATTGTTGCCGAGAATATAATACAGATACGTGTTCGACGTATCGACGACGATAGTGCCCGCCGGCTCCTTGGTCACGAAGGTGACTTCCTGACGGCGCAGCCTTGGCGCCAATTGGTTTTCGCCGCCCTGATCGACCTCCGGCTGCTCATCCGCCGGCAGCGCCGACAGCGGGGTCGGCCTGCCGTCCGCGCCTACAGGAGCCGGCGGCGCGAGACCGGCGGCTGGCCCGCCCGTCGAAGCAACCGTTTCCGGCGCACGCGTCGGATACCGCGCGGGGCCGGGCTGACCGTAACGCGGATCATCCGGCGACATAACCGGTCGCTGCGACGTCCCGCGATCCGAATAGACCGGCGCGGGGCCGGGCTGACCATAACGCGGATCCTCCGGCGACATCACCGGGCCCGGCGGCGGCAGCGCCGCCGAATTCTGCCCCCGAGACGACTGATAGTCGTTGATCCCATCAGAATCGGGAAGCGCATCGATCGCGCCTGGACGGTCATCTTCCGGATATGCGGAGGGCGATGCCGAATAGATCGGGCCCGGCGCGGGCGGATACCCCTGCGCAGAGGCGAGCGAGGTTCCCGCTGCGCCAGCGACGACTGCCGCAAAAACCGTCAGAATGGGTCTGATCATCATCGCCCTTGTATAAGTCAAACAAGACATCGGATCGTTAATGGCCACATCGCGCAGGATCGCGGCACATTCAAGACAATTCCGGCAAAAGCGTCCCCGTTTCGGTCATAATTCCGAGATCGTGGCTAAGCGTGACCTCTATGCCTCACCGGTTCCGGCGGACCTTCGCAAAGCCGACGATTTTTGGGGCGCGTTGTCGCATCCGTTGCGGTATTCTTGAAACGCTTGATTCGCGGGAATCTGCTGGCGCGCCCGTCGATCACAGGTGTTCAACCGCGTCCCGATGGCTCGATTATCGTCGCAGACCGCGCGGCGAAGGCGGAACCTATCCTCATGCTGCCCGGCTTCCGTTCCCTGTCCATTGCGGTCGTGCTGGCCGTCTCGATGCTGATCTTCGGCCTGGGTGCCGCAGCTCTGTTGCGGGCAACGCACGAAGAGTTCGCAAGTGTGCCTCTCAAGCAGATGCCTGAAGTCACGTTCGGGTCGCGAGAAGAGACCGAGCAGCCGACGCTGGCCGTGCTGCAAGTCGATATACCCGCCGCCCATCCCGCCGAGCCGGAGTCGAATCAGGCCGAAGCACAGCATCCCGCGACGGCCGCACCCGGCGCCCAACCGGAATCCACCGGCACCGCGCCCCCTGCCGCGGATGCGCCTCGCGCCGCGGATGCACCCTCAGTTGCGACCGACAGCGCCACGCCCGCAGCTTCCCCGGAGCCGTCCGACTCCGTTCCGCCGGCGACAGCGGACACGACACCCTCCACCGATGCAGCCGCGGCCTCAGCCGAACCATCGGAGCCGCCGCCGGGCGTTGAGACTTCAGTCGAGGCAGGCGACGACGCCAAACCGGACACTGCGAAAACCGATGCCACTAAACCCGATGTCACCAAATCCGATGCCGCCAACTCCGATGCCACCACCTCCGAAGTTGGGGCGTCCGACGTCGTGGAAACGATGACGTCGCCGTTCGGAGAGCATTTCAGGGCTCCCCTGCCGGTGAACCGTCCCGCACGGGCAAATCAGGTCGCCGATCCGACGCCGCCGGCTGCCAAACGATCCGCCGCGAATCCGCCGCGCGCCGCCAGGCGACACCACCATCGCCACCGCCGTGTAATCCGGCCGTCACGCCGTTCATCGCGGCCCGCGTTCTCGGGGGCGCAGTTCGCCCCGGACTGAGCCTGCTCAGGCGGGGCCGATGGCGATCGGGGGGCCGTCCTGCAATCCCCACTCCGACCACGATCCATCGTAGAGCGCCGAGCCGCGCACGCCGAGGCGATAGAGCGCCAGCGTCAGCACCGCGGCGGACACGCCGGAGCCGCAGGAGGTGACGAGCGGTTTCGCCAGGTCGAGACCGGCACCGGTAAAAGCGGCGCGCAATTCGTCCAGCGGTTTCATGACGCCGGTCGCGGCATCGAACAATTCGTTGTACGGCAGGTTGCGGCTGCCGGGGATGTGACCCGAACGCAAGCCGGGCCTCGGCTCCGCCATGCTGCCATCGAAGCGATTGGCCGCGCGTGCATCGACAACTTGCTCGCGATGCGACGACAGGTTGCTCACGAGTTGCGCCTTGCTGCGCACATAGGCCGGATCGAACCTCGCGGTGAACTTGCCCGGCTTCGGCGATGCCTTGCCGGATTCAAGGGAGCGGCCTTCCGCGCGCCATTTCTTCAGGCCGCCGTCGAGCACACGGACATCGCCGTGGCCGAACGACAGGAACATCCACCACACCCGCGGCGCGGCGACCCAGCCGCCGGAATCGTAGACCACGACCGTATCGCCGGAGGAAATCCCGAGCGCGCCGGCATCGTGCGCGAACCGCGCGGCATCCGGATACATATGCGGCAGCGGCGACGCACGATCGGAAACGGCATCGACATCGAAGAACACCGCGCCGGGGATGTGCGCGGTGAGAAAATCGTCGACCGCCAGCGGCAGCACGCCCGGCATCTTGAACGAGGCATCGACCAACTTGACGCCGGCATCGCCGAGATGCGCGGCCAGCCATTCGGTAGAGACAAGAGGGTCGTCGGCGGTGGAGGTCATGGCGGATCCAGTTCGTGTTTCGTCATTGCCGGCATGACGAACAATATTATGACTTCGCCTTCGGCTCGACATTCTCGACCGCTTCGCCGGCGTCGCGCCAGGCTTTGAAACCGCCGCCGAGATGCGCGACAGGCTTCAGACCCATGTCCTGCGCGGTCTTTGCCGCCAGCGCCGAGCGCCAGCCCGAGGCGCAATGAAAGATGAACGTCTTGTTCTCCTGGAAGACCGGTTTGGCATAGGGGCTTTCAGGATCGATCCAGAATTCGAGCATGCCGCGGGTGCAGGAAAACGAGCCGGGAATCCTGCCTTCGCGCTCGAGCTCGCGCGGATCGCGGATATCGACGAGGATCGCCTCGCCGCGTTCAACGGCCGCCTTGACGTCCGCCACGCTCATGGTCTCGATTTCCCGGTTCGCTTCCTCGAGCAGCGCCTTGATACCGCGCGTGATCGTCTGGGTCATAGGCATGTCCTCTGAAATCGTCATGCTGCATCCCGACGAGATAAAGACGTGGATGGCCGGATCAAGACCGCCACGACGAAGATGATGCTACGGGGTCGATGGTCGCTCCGTCTCCTCCCAGGCGAGCGTGACCGACACCTGGACCCGCCGGGTTTTTCCTCTGGACTTGACCCGCAGCCTGCTGTGCAATCAAACGCGATACAGAGCGGCAATCATCAAGGAAGCGCCGGCGAGAGCGGCGTTTCAGGAGGAGCGATCCATGGGCATTATTGTGTGGCTGATTGTCGGCGCGATCGCGGGCTGGCTGGCTGGTGTGATCGTGAAAGGCGGAGGCTTCGGACTGATCGGAAACATCATCATCGGCATCATCGGCGCAATCGTCGCCGGATGGCTTTTGCCGCTGTTCGGAGTTCTGATCGGCGGCGGTTTTTTCGCCCAGGTCATCAATGCAGCTATCGGCGCGATCATCGTTCTCCTCATCGTGTCGTTCATTAAACGCGCCTGACAACAATCACACATTCGCAAAGCGGCCGCCAGACAAACAACGGCGGCTGCTTGTCGTGGACCCGCCGGCGGCGGGGCTATCGAGGCCTTTCATTAAGCTCGTAGGCGAGATGCGCCTTCACCGTCGGCCACTCGCCGGGAAGGATGCTGTAGACGACGGTGTCCCGCAGCGTCCCGTTCGGCGACATCTGATGGTTACGCAGGATGCCGTCCTGCCTGGCGCCAAGCCGCTCGATGCCGCGCCGGCTGACCTGATTGAAGACGTGGGTCCGGAATTCCACAGCGATGCAGTTCAGCTTTTCGAACGCGTGTGCAAGCAGCAGCAGCTTGCACTGGGTATTGACGGCGGTGCGCTGAACGCGCTTTGCATACCAGGTCGAGCCGATCTCGACCCGGCAGCTCGCGACATCGACGTTCATGTAGGTGGTCATGCCCGCGATTCTGCCCTCGGCATCCCGCACCGTGAACGGCAGCATGGTGCCGGAGGCTTGCAGCGACAGCCGCCGCTCGATCTCGGTCCCCATATTCTCCGGCGCGGGAACGAACGTGTACCAGACCTTCCACAGCTCGCCGTCCCTTACCGCCTCAACGAGGGCGCCGCGGTGGTCGTGTGACAGCGGCTCGAGCCGCGCATGAGGCCCTTCGAGTGTGACGGGCTGCAGCCAGGGCATGGTAAACTCCGTTCCTTGTACCGTCATTGCGACATCGCGACAAAATTGGCAAAGCCAATTTTACTCTTGGCTCCACGTCTTGACAGCCCGGCAGCGAGAAAGACTTGGATGAGAAAGAACCTGGGATGACCGAAAAAAGCCGGACCACCTTGAAGCCGTTGCTCCGGAAAACCTGCCTGAACTATTTCGCGTTCTCCTTCGCGCTGTCTTTTCCGTTCTCCTTCGCCGGCGGCTGCGCCGGTTTTTTCCGCGCCGCCTGAAGCTCGGACACAGCCTTCTGCAGCTCCACGATCGTGCCTTTCAGCGTCTCGATCTGCCGATTGGCGACATCGATCTTTTGCTGATTGTCGATGCCGAGTTTCGTGACGGTCTTTTGCAGGAAATTGACGTTGCTCTGCAGGCAGCTCGTTCGCCGCTCCATCGTTTTTTCGACGGTGCAAATCTCTATGCCGGGAACATCCTGGGCTAAAGCCACGCCGGAGCGCAGCACGCAAGCAGTCACGATCATCAACGCCCATGGAAGGCTTCGGCCGGTCATCGGCAATCCTGTCTCGATAATGATTCCCGATCGATACCTTCGCAGAACGGCGCGCAAGCCGCGAGGACTATCATGCTGACACCTCGGTTGCGGACCGATCACGACGCATCGAGTTGCTTCATTGCGACCGCGTCAATTGGGCTCAATGGAACCGCGGTTTCCCTGGAACGCATCCGAAGCCCGCCGGTTGGTCCCAGGCGAACGTTCGTCTCGTAAGTAGCAAAAATGGAGATCAACGATGTCGAACCAGACGCCAAACCAGAATAAAGCAACGCAGCAACAACAGAATCAGGATCAAAAGCGGGATCCGGACGAAATCAGGAAGGCCGAAATCAGGAAGGCCGTTGAGCAAGATCAAATCGATCCGAAGAATCCTAAAGGTCAACAGGATACCGGGTTCAGCGGCGGCTCCTAAAGGCCTCGATTAGTTCCGACGGTGGCCCCGGGTTCAAAAGCCGGGGCCATCGCGGTAAAACGTCGGCGGTTTTAATACCGCACCTCTCCTCGATAATTCCAGAGGTCGACAGCATTTGATTTCAAATCGTCGCAAACGGATTCCACCACGGAAGTTGCCGTTAACGCTGGCGACGAAAACATTGTCGGCTGTGCAACCACTTGTCATCGAAGCGGGCTTATCCTCAGTCACGTTACGGGAACAGGCGATGCGCTTCGACTGGCGGATGATAGTTGGCCCGGCTCTCGCGACATTGGTGGCGATCACGTCCATCTTTGTCGATCGCAATGTCGTTGCCATTCCGTCAGCGCTGTACGTCTGCATCGTCGCACTCGCCGCATCGCTCGGTGGAACGACGTCCGGCCTGATCAGCGCCGGCATCGCTGTTCTGGCCTCGGCACTACTCATGACAGGCCACGACGCGGCTGCCACTCTTCCTTCCCTGCTGCATCTGGTGCTGCTGGCCCTGACCGCCGGCGGCACCGCCGTGATCACCGGATTGCTGCGTCGGCGGATGATGAGCGCGCTCAAATGGCGCGAGCAGCACGCGACCGCGGCACGGCTGTCCGGCGCTCTCGACCAGATCGACATCGGCGTGGTGTTGCTCGACGCAGATACCCGGGCCGAATTCATTAACCGCGCCTTCCGCACCTACTTCTCGCTGCCGGACGCGAAGGCCGACAGCAAGCCGCCATTCATTGCGCTGATGTATCACGGCCGCGACACCGGTGCGTTCGAATTGCCGGCAGACGAACTCAGCCATTTCATTGCCGAACGCACCAAGCTCATGCAGGCTGGCGACCAGACCCCGATCAACATCAAGCTCAGGGACGGTCAGGTGCTGCGCTTCAGTTGCACGGCGCTCCCGGACGGCGGCCGGATGCTGAGCTATACTCCGGTGACCGATCTCGTTCGTCACACCGACGACCCGGCCGACACCGACTACTACCTGTCGCTGCGCGGCGGTGGCCATCGCTCCCCGATCCATCGCCTGCGCGCAGCGGAATGACCTCGTGCGGATTCGCGGACGATCCAATTTCACCTTCATCGATTGCGGGAGTATGGTTCTCCCTCGATGAACGCTACATGAAACGCCTCTTGATCGACATGACACGTCAGCCAGAACGGCAGACCGTCCGCCGCCTCGTCTGTTCCGGGTGCGGAACGGAATTCGGCTGTGAGCTGTCGGGGAACTGCTGGTGCGCCGAGGAGACGGCACGGCTGCCGATGCCGACCCAGGGCGGCGATTGCCTGTGCCGGGATTGCCTGCGCAAGGCGGCGGGAGCTGCTTCCTCATCGCGGAAGGCATAACCATTGCGTCATAGCGCATCGGTGCGACCGCGCCCTTTCGTACGGGCCGGACTAGCCCCATATTGCCGGCATGGCGAAGACTCCCGATTCCCCGAAACAACCCGGCAAAACGCCGAAATCCCGGGCGCCTAAATCCAAGGTTCCGAATTCGAAAGCGCATCGTCCCGAGGTGCAGCCGATCGGGCCGGCGCTGGCCGACCTGCTCAATCCCGCGATCAACCGCGGCGACGCCGGGCTGGGCTCAGGCACAGGCTTGCAGCCGCCGCCGGATAATTCGTGGGACCGCCGCTCCGGCGGCGAGGCGGCTGCGCATCGCGCGCGCGCCTCCACGCGCGGCAAGAGCGATGCAACAGCGCGGCGGGATGCCATAACCCAACGTGACGCGGCTTCCACCCCTCCCCCCCAAAGGGGGCAGGTGAAGCAAAAAGGCTTCGACGAAGCGCAGCAATCGGAATTCGCAACGCCGACCTACGGCACATCAGCCACAGTTCCGATGCTCGATCCGGAACTGGCGCGGCAACTCGGGCTGCCGACCGCCGAGGACGACGACGAGGCATTGGCGCGGCCGCCGCGCAACAAGATGGAAGGCCTCGGCGTCAAGGCGACGGCGGAGTCGCTGGAAGCGCTGCTGCGCGATGGCCGTCCCGAATTTCGCGGCAACGACGGCGCGATGAAAGTGTGGACGCCGCACCGCCCGCCACGTCCGGAGAAATCCGAGGGCGGCGTGCGCTTCGTCATCAAGTCCGAATACGAGCCGAAGGGCGATCAGCCGACCGCGATCAAGGAACTGGTCGAAGGTATCGACCGCAACGACCGCACCCAGGTGCTGCTCGGCGTCACTGGCTCGGGCAAGACCTACACCATGGCCAAGGTGATCGAGGCGACGCAGCGCCCGGCCCTGATCCTCGCGCCGAACAAGACGCTGGCCGCGCAGCTCTATGGCGAGTTCAAGAGCTTCTTCCCCGACAACGCTGTGGAATATTTCGTCAGCTACTACGATTATTATCAGCCCGAGGCCTACGTTCCGCGCACCGACACGTACATCGAAAAAGATTCCTCGATCAATGAGCAGATCGACCGGATGCGTCATTCGGCGACGCGCGCGCTGCTGGAGCGCGACGACGTCATCATCGTCGCCTCGGTGTCGTGCATTTACGGTATCGGCTCGGTCGAGACCTACACCGCGATGACGTTCGCGCTGAAGCGCGGCGAGCGCATCGACCAGCGCCAGCTCATCGCTGACCTCGTGGCGCTGCAATACAAGCGCACATCGGCCGACTTCACCCGCGGCACCTTCCGTGTGCGCGGCGACGTCATCGACATCTTTCCGGCGCACTACGAGGACCGCGCCTGGCGCGTCAATCTGTTCGGCGACGAGGTGGAGAGCATCGAGGAGTTCGATCCCCTCACCGGCCACAAGCAGGACGAACTTGAATTCATCAAGGTCTATTCCAACTCGCACTATGTGACGCCGCGTCCGACGCTGATCCAGGCGATCAAGTCGATCAAATCCGAACTCAAGATGCGGCTCGACGAATTGCACGCGCAGGGGCGGCTCCTTGAAGCGCAACGGCTGGAGCAACGCACCACCTTCGACCTGGAAATGATGGAGGCCACCGGAAGCTGCGCCGGCATCGAGAACTATTCGCGCTATCTCACCGGCCGCCGTCCCGGCGAGCCGCCGCCGACGCTGTTCGAATACGTGCCCGACAACGCGCTGGTGTTCGCCGACGAGAGCCACGTCAGCGTGCCGCAGATCGGCGGCATGTTCCGCGGCGACTTCCGCCGCAAGGCGACGCTCGCCGAATACGGTTTCCGCCTGCCCTCCTGCATGGATAACCGTCCGCTGCGCTTCGAGGAATGGGACATGATGCGCCCGCAATCGGTCGCGGTGTCGGCAACACCCTCGGCGTGGGAATTGAACGAAAGCGGCGGCGTGTTCGTCGAGCAGGTGATCCGCCCGACCGGCCTGATCGATCCGCCGGTGGATATCCGCCCGGCGCGCACCCAGGTAGACGACCTCGTCGGCGAGGTGCGCGCCACCGCCGCTGCGGGCTATCGCTCGCTCGTCACCGTGCTGACCAAGCGCATGGCGGAGGATCTCACCGAATATCTGCACGAGCAGGGCATCCGCGTCCGCTACATGCACAGCGACATCGACACCATCGAGCGCATCGAGATCATCCGCGATCTCAGGTTGGGTGCGTTCGACGCGCTGGTTGGCATCAACCTGCTGCGCGAGGGCCTCGACATCCCCGAATGCGCGCTGGTCGCCATCCTCGACGCGGACAAGGAAGGATTCCTGCGCAGCGAGACCTCGTTGATCCAGACCATCGGCCGCGCCGCCCGCAACGTCGATGGCCGGGTGATCCTCTATGCCGATCAGGTCACGGGATCGATGCAACGCGCCATCGCCGAGACCGACCGCCGCCGCGAAAAGCAGGTGGAGTACAACACCGCCAACGGCATCACGCCCGAGAGTA from Nitrobacter sp. NHB1 carries:
- the ettA gene encoding energy-dependent translational throttle protein EttA — its product is MARQFVYFMQGLSKTYPPNRKVLDNVHLSFYPDAKIGVLGVNGSGKSTLLKIMAGLDKDYSGEAWVAEGARVGYLEQEPQLDPAKTVRENVMEGVAKQKAILDRYNELAMNYSDETADEMTKLQDEIEAQGLWDLDSKVDQAMDALRCPPDEADVTKLSGGERRRVALCRLLLDQPELLLLDEPTNHLDAESVSWLEGHLRNYPGAILIVTHDRYFLDNVTGWILELDRGKGIPYEGNYSAWLVQKQKRLAQEGREDVAHQKTLAREQEWIASSPKARQAKSKARYQRYDDLLKQASEKQTQTAQITIPVAERLGQNVVDFEGLSKGFGDRELIDDLTFKLPPGGIVGVIGANGAGKTTLFRMITKQETPDKGTITVGESVHLGYVDQSRDALDGKKTVWEEISGNNEQILLGKKEVNSRGYCSSFNFKGADQQKKVGALSGGERNRVHLAKMLKSGANVLLLDEPTNDLDVDTLRALEEALEDFAGCAVIISHDRWFLDRIATHILAFEGDSHVEWFEGNFQDYEKDKMRRLGQDSVIPHRVKYKKLTR
- a CDS encoding rhodanese-like domain-containing protein gives rise to the protein MTQTITRGIKALLEEANREIETMSVADVKAAVERGEAILVDIRDPRELEREGRIPGSFSCTRGMLEFWIDPESPYAKPVFQENKTFIFHCASGWRSALAAKTAQDMGLKPVAHLGGGFKAWRDAGEAVENVEPKAKS
- a CDS encoding BrnT family toxin, translating into MIDLDRIAGFEWDDGNRRKSADKHDVSPTEAESIFFRDPLIVAEDEKHSGSEQRFNALGKTIEDRLLHITFTFRQNGTLLRVISARDMNRKERKIYEQA
- a CDS encoding GlsB/YeaQ/YmgE family stress response membrane protein codes for the protein MGIIVWLIVGAIAGWLAGVIVKGGGFGLIGNIIIGIIGAIVAGWLLPLFGVLIGGGFFAQVINAAIGAIIVLLIVSFIKRA
- a CDS encoding NAD(P)-dependent oxidoreductase; translation: MSWLRTRRLVSRDDVARMTARGPIIDAAALQDRSVGDAGPKIFSQQPLPLEHPLRKLDNTVLTPHLGDVITENYRHYYIEMVEDIAAWLKGGPVQVLR
- the brnA gene encoding type II toxin-antitoxin system BrnA family antitoxin — its product is MSKRKPVPAFKSEAEERKFWETHNSTDYVDWSKASHARFPNLKPSTTAISLRLPVSLLEQIKIAANKRDVPYQSLIKMWLAEKVG
- a CDS encoding L,D-transpeptidase, with the translated sequence MMIRPILTVFAAVVAGAAGTSLASAQGYPPAPGPIYSASPSAYPEDDRPGAIDALPDSDGINDYQSSRGQNSAALPPPGPVMSPEDPRYGQPGPAPVYSDRGTSQRPVMSPDDPRYGQPGPARYPTRAPETVASTGGPAAGLAPPAPVGADGRPTPLSALPADEQPEVDQGGENQLAPRLRRQEVTFVTKEPAGTIVVDTSNTYLYYILGNNRAIRYGVRVGRDGFTWAGVQKISRKAEWPDWHPPTEMIERQPYLPRFMAGGPGNPLGARAMYLGSTVYRIHGTNQPSTIGKFVSSGCIGMLNEDVENLFDRVKVGTRVVVLPGGPPHTDTTASTQSAPGQPAPGSNAAPALQPPQTASLPGTQPATVAPLPAPVTIR
- the sseA gene encoding 3-mercaptopyruvate sulfurtransferase, whose translation is MTSTADDPLVSTEWLAAHLGDAGVKLVDASFKMPGVLPLAVDDFLTAHIPGAVFFDVDAVSDRASPLPHMYPDAARFAHDAGALGISSGDTVVVYDSGGWVAAPRVWWMFLSFGHGDVRVLDGGLKKWRAEGRSLESGKASPKPGKFTARFDPAYVRSKAQLVSNLSSHREQVVDARAANRFDGSMAEPRPGLRSGHIPGSRNLPYNELFDAATGVMKPLDELRAAFTGAGLDLAKPLVTSCGSGVSAAVLTLALYRLGVRGSALYDGSWSEWGLQDGPPIAIGPA
- a CDS encoding GNAT family N-acetyltransferase — its product is MPWLQPVTLEGPHARLEPLSHDHRGALVEAVRDGELWKVWYTFVPAPENMGTEIERRLSLQASGTMLPFTVRDAEGRIAGMTTYMNVDVASCRVEIGSTWYAKRVQRTAVNTQCKLLLLAHAFEKLNCIAVEFRTHVFNQVSRRGIERLGARQDGILRNHQMSPNGTLRDTVVYSILPGEWPTVKAHLAYELNERPR